From the Toxoplasma gondii ME49 chromosome VIIa, whole genome shotgun sequence genome, one window contains:
- a CDS encoding hypothetical protein (encoded by transcript TGME49_280522), with amino-acid sequence MSVFWKPLFAAARLGFFSGLSPSTRAMAQPSVHENPNIERPSRGALCVARRVRGHDCVLRPDRKPPRFSAAAGQEPAEAKDDDFISLLPFLPTLLASRIFPACLPPFSLSVSVHTVDPQPRESSLFPFAPSLASLSPFSVFASAAPLPCSDASASPVASATASSQSLPRERVPQDSVEFCDEGEKPVTSSSPAKAVNDEALDALAAVVQRLLRAFLLPLGYCDDQLSQERPTGAARAALSGVLTAACSAAQTAATCAVETGERLSDLAGYYASPGSDFSTACAAALSAFVAALRTLRGDVEKDGSLGCASVLSFESESGGGTSLCPSRARRPCLRSQQSVEDPCEATADSLPPPRRRRRLDLSPFASACFHEEDLSHAGRTETAPPESVSTFRVPHFLSVASSAAFRSGSREAETQSDRRGAKRRRAASSPPPSPLVCFSLSSTPTRLRAKDGLFEDPFGVVQEASRRLAAVAALLVRSRREGADADSETSGKDGLRLEAEPTGEDAERVPRARREATTADAATEPLRRSFEPPVERDEVPFSATNDRKRRRRAVALVVSPNACASPFSLTSSRSPTPLLSRTNSVSQAKFECTYSRESAQPTFQTLPLHAQLPSRHGTSSDLSTPRSGANSRSLCASPSSVSRPPLPPGGTGLAASCEVRRVSYRRNSPEFESAPSRSSSFASAAEEPPPGRDRAECSAGLSQARPSAPGVRTPRRTCGRRSSQFLGDPGTRETDGEDAEATSGEERDSPVTRGESEGSAFSPSSETPLAPPLPAGRSFFSGLLARAFSLKKDLFDGVEQQRGRFFSGSSETPETPAPQLDLPERLASRDFPPSAFPSGAADRSGAFARRPRFVRHISCSPLSAFVPRKHTDISSSPTNSLSCAPPLAHASGAPTDSQASKLPSRARAKERVALAFASDAASKRGDRACCHAGERGDREDRRFSGYDAYLAWHEDKWEEGVFDRVEVADVDIDPLQRLACSIM; translated from the coding sequence ATGTCTGTGTTTTGGAAACCTTTGTTTGCAGCCGCGAGGTTGGGATTTTTTTCGGGACTTTCGCCGTCTACTCGCGCCATGGCGCAGCCCTCTGTGCACGAAAATCCGAACATAGAGCGGCCGAGCCGAGGCGCTCTTTGCGTTGCTCGCAGAGTTCGCGGGCACGACTGCGTGTTGCGTCCGGATCGAAAACCGCCGCGTTTTTCAGCCGCTGCAGGCCAGGAGCCCgccgaggcgaaggacgaTGATTTTATTTCGCTCTTGCCTTTTCTGCCGACCCTCTTGGCGTCGCGGATCTTCCCCGCGTGTCTCCCGCCCTTCAGTTTGTCGGTGTCTGTTCACACGGTGGATCCTCAGCCTCGCGAGTCGTCGCTGTTCCCCTTTGCTccctccctcgcctctctctcgccattCTCTGTGTTCGCGTCGGCCGCGCCTCTCCCCTGCTCCGACGCATCTGCTTCCCCCGTCGCGAGTGCCACTGCGTCCTCGCAGTCGCTGCCTCGTGAGCGCGTCCCGCAAGACTCGGTGGAGTTctgcgacgaaggcgagaagccagtgacctcttcttcgccagccAAGGCCGTGAACGACGAGGCTCTCGATGCGCTCGCGGCTGTCGTGCAACGCCTTCTCAGAGCCTTCCTTCTACCTCTCGGATACTGCGACGACCAGCTCTCGCAGGAGAGGCCGACCGGCGCAGCGCGCGCGGCGTTGTCCGGAGTGCTCACAGCTGCGTGTTCGGCGGCCCAGACGGCTGCAACTTGCGCTGTAGAGACCGGCGAAAGACTCTCGGATCTCGCCGGGTACTACGCCTCTCCAGGATCGGATTTCTCCACGGCTTGCGCAGCGGCTCTCTCGGCGttcgtcgctgctctccgCACGCTCAGAGGCGACGTCGAGAAGGACGGGAGTCTTGGGTGCGCCTCCGTCCTTTCCTTTGAGTCCGAGAGCGGCGGGGGGACTTCGCTGTGTCCATCGCGCGCCCGAAGGCCGTGCCTCCGGTCGCAGCAGAGCGTGGAGGATCCTTGCGAAGCGACCGCAGActcgctgcctcctcctcgtAGACGGAGACGCCTCGACTTGTCGCCGTTCGCCTCCGCATGTTTCCACGAAGAAGATTTGTCGCACGCAGGTCGGACCGAGACGGCGCCGCCAGAATCCGTCTCCACCTTTCGAGTGCCTCACTTCCTGTCTGTCGCCAGCAGTGCCGCCTTCCGGTCCGGCTCGCGCGAGGCGGAGACTCAGAGCGACCGCCGAGgtgcgaagagaagaagagccgcaagttcgccgccgccctcgcctctcgtatgcttttctctctcttcaacgCCGACGCGTTTAAGGGCAAAGGACGGATTGTTCGAGGACCCGTTTGGAGTCGTCCAAGAAGCCTCCAGACGTTTGGCCGCAGTCGCTGCGCTGCTGGTCAGGAGCCGGCGCGAGGGAGCAGACGCGGATTCGGAGACTTCGGGGAAGGACGGCCTGCGGCTCGAGGCGGAGCCGACcggcgaggacgcagagcgCGTTCctcgagcgagaagagaggcgaccaCCGCAGACGCGGCGACGGAGCCTCTCCGACGCAGTTTCGAGCCCCCGGTGGAACGGGACGAGGTGCCGTTTTCTGCGACGAACGACCgcaagagacgcagaagagcaGTTGCGTTGGTGGTGTCTCCGAACGCATGCGCgagtcctttttctctgacGAGTTCGCGGAGTCCAACGCCGCTCCTGAGTCGAACGAACAGCGTTTCCCAGGCGAAATTTGAGTGTACGTACTCGCGAGAGTCCGCGCAGCCGACGTTCCAGACGCTTCCGCTTCACGCGCAACTTCCGAGTCGCCACGGGACGTCCTCTGACCTCTCCACGCCGCGGAGTGGCGCGAACTCCAGGTCGTTGTgcgcctcgccgtcttctgtctcgcgtcctcctcttcctcccggCGGGACTGGTCTGGCTGCGAGTTGCGAGGTTCGAAGAGTCTCATACAGACGGAACTCGCCAGAGTTCGAgtctgcgccttcgcgcTCGTCGTCCTTTGCGTCCGCCGCGGAGGAACCGCCGCCGGGACGCGACCGCGCAGAGTGCAGCGCTGGCCTCTCCCAGGCACGGCCGTCCGccccgggtgtacgtacacctcggCGGACGTGCGGTCGGCGGAGTTCGCAGTTTCTTGGGGACCCCGGGACGCGAGAGACTGACGGtgaggacgcagaggcaacgagtggcgaggagagagactcgCCAGTCACTCGGGGCGAAAGCGAAGGCAGtgcgttttcgccttcttcggagaCACCGCTGGCACCTCCGCTGCCCGCGGggcgctccttcttctccggttTGCTGGCTCGCGCCTTTAGCTTGAAGAAGGATCTCTTCGACGGCGTGGAGCAGCAGCGAGGGCGGTTCTTCTCCGGCTCTTCGGAGACGCCTGAGACCCCCGCCCCGCAACTCGACTTGCCGGAGCGCCTGGCTTCGCGAGACTTCCCGCCGTCGGCCTTCCCCTCAGGTGCGGCTGACCGATCAGGCGCGTTCGCCCGGCGTCCGCGGTTCGTCCGCCACATATCttgttcgcctctctccgctttcgTACCTCGTAAACACACGGACATCTCCAGTTCTCCAACAAATTCACTTTCTTGTGCACCGCCCCTCGCGCATGCCTCAGGCGCCCCCACGGACTCGCAGGCTTCGAAACTCCCCTCGCGCGCCAGGGCGAAAGAGCGGGTGGCGCTCGCGTTCGCCTCGGACGCAGCGAgcaaacgaggagacagggcctGCTGTCACGctggagaacgaggagacagagaagacagacgctTTTCGGGGTACGACGCATATCTCGCCTGGCACGAAGACAAGTGGGAAGAGGGCGTCTTCGACCGCGTAGAAGTCGCTGACGTTGACATCGATCCCCTCCAGCGACTCGCCTGCTCGATCATGTGA
- a CDS encoding hypothetical protein (encoded by transcript TGME49_280518) gives MSPKKAGKHVGRAPSAASRRRGQGKRKGQRRTKVQSRRSNVTAASFVERARAELQRYNLAPKKAKKSAAKVTKKSRTSQTSPPTGGRPTHLLPVKASGTDEVGEKELWASLRAFDEENRRAEKEREERRRQKARRQQGLQGETETAQEQTVSGAPAVLQESRKGQSAPAREVEKREERDWSQLTRNERRKLRLRRELLAAQSSRVVPVPATKCGKGKEGREEEKERGEEKRNEEEKERGGEKRKEKRGKKEGETTQQNGAEEEGESGRDSGVEAKAAKRYRSEVLDDEEAVFEVKKIKVDSAKAVAKEQEKVSKSEVKTRVGQCPVVRRKGEAYGAFAKRVDAWARESLRTSAPASPAEKAKERSTTKPRKETKSNSSKIREEEESRAQRPVFGEVVDAPPQLKQFKDSFARFKAKAQNRGSPSSPSPSKKESSSKKHTSDEDALSGELSQVYVQQVRAAYATVKAKRREKAGEEAKLKAKGKGVESSGQDASYTRPGWVASSSSLYDSQWIGVGRYKPLDAE, from the exons ATGAGtccgaagaaggcggggaaGCACGTTGGGCGAGCACCTTCAGCTGCGTCTCGGCGGCGCGggcaggggaagaggaagggcCAGCGTCGCACGAAGGTGCAGTCGCGGCGGTCAAATGTGACGGCTGCGTCGTTCGTCGAGCGCGCGCGGGCAGAGCTGCAGCGATACAACTTGgcgccgaagaaggcgaagaagagcgccgCGAAAGtcacgaagaagagtcgaACCTCGCAGACGAGTCCGCCGACGGGAGGGCGGCCGACGCACCTTCTGCCGGTGAAGGCCTCGGGGACAGACGAAGTgggggagaaggaactgTGGGCGAGTCTGCGAGCGTTCGACGAGGAGAACCGccgcgcagagaaagagcgagaagagcgcaggcgtcagaaggcgaggcgccaGCAGGGCCTCCAGGGAGAAACCGAGACTGCGCAGGAGCAGACCGTGTCGGGTGCGCCGGCCGTCCTGCAAGAGTCGAGGAAAGGACAAAGTGCTCCAGCGCgggaggtggagaagcgGGAAGAGCGAGACTGGTCGCAGTTGACAAGAAACGAACGAAGAAAGCTGCGCCTTAGGAGGGAACTGCTGGCGGCGCAGAGCAGCCGCGTGGTACCAGTCCCCGCGACTAAGTGTGGAAAGGGAAAGGAggggcgagaggaagagaaggaaagaggggaggagaagaggaacgaagaggagaaggagagagggggggagaagaggaaagagaagagaggcaagaaggaaggagagacgacgcagcaGAATGGGgccgaggaggaaggcgagtcGGGGAGAGACAGTGGCGTTGAGGCGAAGGCTGCCAAGAGGTATCGCAGCGAAGTGTTGGATGATGAAGAGGCCGTTTTCGAGGTGAAGAAGATAAAGGTGGACTCTGCCAAGGCGGTCGCAAAAGAACAGGAAAAGGTCTCCAAAAGCGAAGTGAAGACCCGCGTTGGCCAGTGCCCTGTCGTCcgacgaaaaggagaggcgTACGGCGCATTCGCTAAACGCGTCGATGCATGGGCTAG agagtCTCTCCGCACCAGCGCTCCTGCTAGTCccgcggagaaggcgaaagagcgTTCTAcgacgaagccgagaaaagagacgaaatcCAACTCCTCGAAGAtccgcgaggaagaggaaagtcGAGCGCAGCGGCCAGTCTTCGGCGAGGTAGTCGACGCGCCTCCGCAGCTGAAGCAGTTTAAGGATTCGTTCGCGCGCTTCAAGGCGAAAGCACA gaACCGTGGTTCCCCTTCATCCCCGTCGCCTTCAAAGAAGGAAAGCTCCTCGAAGAAACACACTTCAGATGAAGACGCGTTGTCTGGCGAATTGtctcaggtgtacgtacagcagGTGCGAGCGGCGTACGCGACGGtgaaagcgaagaggcgcgagaaggcggGCGAAGAAGCCAAGCTGAAAGCTAAGGGGAAGGGAGTGGAGTCCAGTGGGCAAGACGCTTCGTACACGCGACCTGGATGggtcgcgtcttcttcttctctgtatGATTCTCAATGGATAGGTGTGGGTCGGTACAAGCCGTTGGATGCCGAGTAG
- a CDS encoding Dpy-30 motif protein (encoded by transcript TGME49_280510), whose translation MRSSVLSSAPETRGSVSGGEECVSVARGSITEGENGQVSPASASVDPSSPSARQRNMSELDRAALGERPPKLSVQSLPIRQYLDLMVVPALLPALTVLVNERPEQPIEFLAHWLLENGPKYAARESVSGPGADSAALSALLGRGI comes from the coding sequence ATGAGAAGTTCTGTGTTGTCTTCAGCACCCGAAACCCGCGGCTCCGTCAGCGGCGGCGAAGAATGCGTTTCTGTTGCAAGAGGAAGCAtcacagagggagaaaacggacaGGTTTCACCTGCCTCAGCTTCGGTGGACCCTTCCTCGCCATCTGCGCGACAGAGGAACATGTCGGAATTAGACCGCGCGGCTCTCGGGGAGAGACCTCCAAAACTGAGTGTCCAGTCTCTGCCCATCCGACAGTATCTTGATCTCATGGTTGTGCCTGCGCTTCTGCCTGCTCTGACAGTTCTTGTGAACGAACGCCCGGAACAACCTATTGAATTTCTTGCGCACTGGCTACTTGAAAATGGTCCCAAGTACGCAGCCAGGGAAAGCGTTAGCGGGCCCGGTGCCGATTCGGCGGCTCTCTCCGCCCTCCTAGGCAGAGGCATCTGA
- a CDS encoding inorganic anion transporter, sulfate permease (SulP) family protein (encoded by transcript TGME49_280500~Predicted trans-membrane domain (TMHMM2.0):806-826:832-855:869-887:893-916:962-985:1042-1065:1070-1093:1113-1136) → MAAKLTGVPNCSEAESDNTSAAGFAGHLGASENTNETIVLQPEESNAQRPSAGVGVCQNDEPDRWQTAIGSPKPLLCSIAADTDGQETVCPGRKNVAEVPFTQPSFTKKTFSSGIWRKTVLPSKESNNQKKAAQFQGSPISFRNAEAPSSVALSSCDGCPSAYVGRLAQPSSAYLFAGGATKQPDNSIAWLQTGDEQAVTHESGSTGSVPEMQTADFPQMPSNPGSQCGAESVVRRGDTTQQESSAEARRALSIQFQGRDTGVRHVMRESPGGASRLSLTENRGISSNVDRRGIPSCLSDTYNNRAELRQDCCSLFVERPYGGGDPPQSFFIYGHRLFSNTPSTSECISTVSHHNVGKNFLPSSSCSYSAPCNTNGCSYSKRENEKAPSSHRNTEAGAGQQHRIWLRRIRGTPFSVCENCGTPFDTRPQVDGRSVSHSGNCGRDPSRAGEDMHRQPTKGSNEQEHEHEKQPDSKRGISSPLADLCSALGEGTDSQGLTPVQDRDTNTCSRESCTSTRSSADTLVEHIDGLAANTPSDTERSGKRKRSVSEVGSRCDLSGTGASSFEEVRTTSAVSASNTNTCLLPLGERTSEAQKRPVSGCCLINSRRPTVEKRGCLQSSYTCRRDRRKCPFHGSSARSDSDDDDDGSPPCRCYSLHRTESLFPTSKENSNDGGDSHRIAKDLGSNGEDGMCSCSSALESLKGVTWGWGFQSSPKASLNYYFGELKSGLAVPMSQLPATMTCAIIANVPVAAALHGAWITGLITAVFGGSPLSVTTVTSSLAVTLAKVTRTKCDEVTNVCHEEGLEFIFPALVLAGFCCFLLGLLRLSRFSQFVPSATIVGYLNAVAILNVRAQVETFRFDPVTSTGYEWIWVLLMIIVVFGVMCCWEKIPHIMLNRFIPSSVLAIALSSFIEFVFVRRIAHMQTKTVASLSSMTEGDIWPKPFFLTPENIKPLSFYLQPSNLLTMLELTLALVMVNYISTLITVDMMSDKVGTMRSEPDQHLVSVGAANTVACFLGALPGSTAPSPSLLNLKVGGKGRESSVFCALVNLALVAASTYLLDYVPLGGLAGIIMYTAYHAFQWSAVAAMFASFLPARLRQKHSFLQRKICRSDAFVMLLTTIIAISADIGTAILSGVCISACVFAWKNGSRLSITSRVDPESGIKYYRVKGPIFFLTKRKLLRSFDIERDPPSVVFELTGDACQLFDFGAMETLDTIVARYRKKNKRVRVVGMQRGDKKMIVKAGRMFEFAQIDIVERAIDEGDGPNTIPPIADMMKLPC, encoded by the coding sequence ATGGCTGCCAAACTGACTGGAGTCCCGAACTGCAGTGAGGCGGAGTCGGATAACACTAGTGCTGCTGGATTTGCTGGTCACTTAGGTGCCTCTGAAAACACGAACGAAACCATTGTTCTTCAGCCGGAAGAAAGCAATGCACAACGGCCATCTGCCGGAGTCGGAGTTTGCCAAAACGACGAACCGGATCGATGGCAAACGGCGATCGGGTCGCCAAAGCCGCTATTGTGTTCAATCGCAGCCGATACTGACGGACAGGAAACCGTATGTCCTGGCAGAAAGAATGTAGCAGAGGTGCCTTTCACACAACCATCGTTCACGAAAAAAACGTTTTCCAGTGGAATATGGAGGAAAACAGTCTTGCCATCCAAAGAGAGCAACAACCAAAAGAAGGCTGCCCAGTTCCAGGGGTCTCCCATATCTTTCAGAAATGCTGAAGCACCCTCCAGCGttgctttgtcttcttgtGACGGTTGCCCCTCTGCCTACGTAGGTCGCCTTGCCCAGCCTTCCTCCGCTTACTTGTTTGCAGGTGGTGCAACCAAGCAGCCAGATAACAGCATTGCATGGCTTCAAACAGGGGATGAACAAGCGGTGACCCATGAATCCGGATCAACGGGTTCTGTCCCTGAGATGCAAACGGCAGACTTTCCTCAGATGCCATCCAACCCTGGCAGTCAGTGTGGTGCGGAAAGTGTGgtcagaagaggagacaccaccCAACAGGAGAGCAGTGCGGAGGCTCGTCGCGCGCTGTCGATTCAATTCCAGGGCAGAGATACCGGTGTTCGCCATGTCATGCGAGAAAGCCCCGGTGGAGCCTCTCGCTTGTCCCTGACGGAGAACCGCGGAATTTCGTCGAATGTGGACAGAAGAGGAATTCCATCTTGCCTCTCGGACACCTACAATAACAGGGCGGAACTCCGGCAGGACTGTTGTTCATTGTTTGTTGAACGACCATATGGTGGCGGCGACCCTCCGCAATCGTTCTTCATATATGGACACAGGCTTTTCTCGAACACGCCTTCGACATCAGAGTGCATTTCTACTGTAAGCCACCATAATGTCGGAAAGAACTTTCTgccgtcgtcttcctgcTCGTATAGCGCACCTTGCAACACAAACGGCTGTTCTTACAGCAAACGAGAAAATGAAAAGGCACCTTCGTCTCACAGGAACACGGAAGCTGGCGCAGGTCAGCAGCACCGCATCTGGCTTCGTCGCATTCGAGGGACGCCTTTTTCGGTATGTGAAAACTGTGGAACGCCATTCGACACACGGCCGCAGGTGGACGGACGCAGTGTATCACATAGCGGCAATTGTGGAAGAGACCCGTCTCGAGCGGGAGAGGACATGCATCGTCAGCCTACGAAAGGATCAAACGAACAAGAGCATGAACATGAGAAACAGCCTGACTCAAAACGGGGCATTAGCTCTCCTTTGGCGGATTTGTGTTCTGCGTTGGGAGAGGGAACAGATTCCCAGGGACTTACGCCCGTCCAAGACCGAGACACTAACACGTGTAGTAGAGAGTCCTGCACATCTACCAGATCCAGCGCCGACACCCTCGTTGAGCACATAGACGGGTTGGCCGCGAATACCCCATCGGACACAGAGCGGagcggaaaacgaaaaagaagtgTGTCTGAAGTCGGTTCAAGATGTGACCTTTCAGGAACAGGTGCATCTTCTTTCGAAGAGGTCCGAACAACTTCGGCAGTTTCCGCCTCAAACACAAATACATGCCTTTTACCATTGGGTGAACGAACCTCTGAAGCACAGAAGCGCCCTGTCAGCGGCTGTTGTTTAATTAACTCGAGACGGCCCACTGTCGAAAAAAGGGGCTGCTTGCAGTCATCATACACAtgccgcagagacagaaggaaatgCCCTTTTCATGGAAGTTCAGCACGTAGTGATAGCGACGATGACGACGACGGGTCTCCGCCCTGTCGATGTTATAGCCTACACCGGACCGAGTCACTTTTCCCGACTTCTAAAGAAAACTCCAACGACGGAGGGGACAGTCACAGAATCGCAAAGGATTTGGGCTCAAATGGAGAGGACGGGATGTGTAGTTGCTCTAGTGCGCTAGAGAGCCTTAAAGGAGTCACTTGGGGATGGGGGTTTCAGAGCAGCCCAAAGGCGTCTCTGAACTATTACTTTGGAGAGCTGAAGTCAGGGTTGGCCGTTCCAATGTCTCAACTGCCTGCAACAATGACTTGCGCGATCATTGCAAATGTTCCAGTTGCAGCAGCGCTTCATGGCGCATGGATTACGGGTCTCATAACAGCGGTTTTCGGAGGCAGCCCCCTCTCCGTAACTACGGTCACCTCCAGTCTCGCCGTGACTCTTGCAAAGGTAACGAGGACAAAGTGCGATGAAGTGACAAATGTGTGTCATGAAGAGGGCCTTGAATTTATCTTCCCCGCTCTTGTTCTTGCtggcttctgctgcttcttgcTTGGCTTACTACGCCTGTCACGGTTTTCACAGTTCGTTCCGAGCGCCACGATTGTCGGATATTTGAACGCAGTCGCGATTCTGAATGTCAGAGCTCAAGTCGAAACTTTTCGATTCGATCCAGTGACATCAACCGGATATGAATGGATCTGGGTTCTACTAATGATTATCGTTGTGTTTGGGGTAATGTGCTGTTGGGAGAAGATCCCACATATCATGTTAAACCGCTTTATTCCATCATCCGTCCTTGCGATTGCCCTCAGTAGCTTTATTGAGTTTGTGTTTGTGAGGCGCATCGCTCATATGCAGACAAAAACAGTGGCTTCGCTCTCCAGTAtgacagaaggagacataTGGCCAAAACCGTTTTTCCTTACTCCTGAGAATATCAAACCGCTTTCCTTCTACTTGCAGCCTTCTAATTTGCTGACGATGCTCGAGTTGACCCTGGCGCTAGTTATGGTGAATTACATTTCGACACTGATTACAGTGGATATGATGTCTGATAAAGTTGGAACTATGCGAAGTGAACCAGATCAACATCTCGTAAGTGTCGGAGCAGCCAACACAGTGGCTTGCTTCCTGGGTGCGTTGCCAGGTTCCACAGCGCCGTCGCCATCGCTCTTGAATCTAAAGGTGGGGGGGAAGGGCCGAGAATCGTCCGTTTTTTGTGCCCTTGTCAACTTGGCCCTAGTCGCTGCGAGCACGTATCTGCTGGATTACGTCCCTTTAGGTGGTCTCGCAGGAATCATTATGTATACTGCTTACCATGCCTTTCAGTGGAGTGCCGTAGCTGCCATGTTCGCATCATTTCTGCCAGCTCGACTGCGACAAAAACACTCGTTCCTTCAACGAAAAATCTGCAGAAGTGACGCCTTCGTGATGCTCCTAACGACGATTATTGCCATTTCCGCTGATATAGGCACCGCTATCCTGTCCGGCGTTTGCATCTCTGCCTGTGTGTTTGCGTGGAAGAATGGATCTCGCTTATCAATAACAAGCCGGGTCGATCCCGAGTCTGGGATCAAATATTATCGTGTGAAGGGTCCAATTTTCTTCCTCACCAAACGGAAGCTTCTAAGGTCTTTTGATATCGAACGTGACCCGCCTTCTGTCGTTTTCGAGCTTACTGGTGACGCCTGCCAACTGTTCGACTTCGGCGCCATGGAGACCTTAGACACAATAGTGGCTCGCTAccggaagaaaaacaaacgtGTGCGGGTTGTTGGGATGCAGCGCGGCGACAAGAAAATGATCGTCAAAGCAGGTCGCATGTTTGAATTCGCCCAGATCGACATTGTTGAACGAGCCATCGACGAAGGAGATGGACCCAATACCATTCCCCCCATCGCTGATATGATGAAACTTCCATGCTGA